The stretch of DNA CTCTGTTGGTGAGATGAGGTAACGATATTCCATTGAAAAATGACCTTTGAGCTGCGCACCAAACACAAAAATGTTAGTAGGCTGCGACGAGAGTGCACTCGTTACAACGGCGCCAGTATAGATGTACTGATGGAGGCAAATTGTGAGAGCAATTTGTGAAAATAGGTGGTAACACGGGAAATCTCGTCCTAATCTGATATACAGATTAGGGCTTTTTTTATGTATATATAATGAGGAGTGGTAACTATGGGTATTTTTATTGGTGGGGCATGGCCATATGCAAACGGTTCTTTACATGTAGGGCACATTGCAAGTTTATTACCTGGAGATATTATAGCAAGGTATTATCGTCAGAAGGGAGAGAATGGGGAGATCGCGTCCACTCCCCACATAGTGAATATTTAACTTAGGGTTTCATTGGTCGTTTTTTGCTGGAGTGCATGGAAAACTCAATTAATATTTCAATAACTACTGCAAAAATAAATATAATCCAAGCATATTGAATTCCTGCTAGCATCCAGATAATAATAAATACTCCAATAGAACCGACCCACAGTGCTCCAGACAGCATGCCTCTTTTTGTAGCTTGTTCAGGGGTTTGATAAGTATTGGAATAGTACTCGGTCAATTGAGCTTCTTCTTCCATAACCCAAGGTTTTAATCGTTTTTTCTCCGTGAGTATTAAAAAACAAATTGCTAATAATGCAGGAAGTACAAATGGAATTAATATACCAATTACAGCGACTGGGTCGCTATTTTCCATAAAATATTGGGAAGTAGAAATCGTTGATCCAAAAAGAATGGATCCTAATGCTATAGCGTATATCAATGCACGTCCCTGATGCATAGGGTATTTTCTAGATGTTTCTGTTGTTAATGCTAAATAAACTAAAGCAGCTCCTGCTGGTACAATAAATGGTAGTATAGTGGAAATCGCATAAAATAAATTGTTCGTTGCAAAGAAGGTAATCATACTTGTGATTAAACCAAATAAAAGTACACCTGCTGCTAATGTATATGCAATCGCATAACCTGTAAGGAGTTTTGGTGTAGGATCTACATACATTTTACCTATCAATTCCTTGCGTTTTTCTTTACTAATATCATCAGCAATTTCGGTAATATTTCCTAGTTCAGATACAGCATTAGTAAAGGCGTCTTCCGTTGAATGACCTTTTTTCTGTAAATCATCAATACGATCTTGTAGATTCAAAATAATCTCTTCTTTAAAATCTTCTAATTCAGGTGTGGATTCATAGTTGTGAAACAAATTATTTACATATGATCGGATATCGGTATTCATGTTTACTCCTCCTCCAGAAGTTGATTAAGAATTTTTTGAGTGAATTCCCAGTCCACTTTGTTTTGTCGATAGCGTTCTTTCCCTGAATCAGTGATTCGATAATATTTTCTTCTTCCTCCTTGGCTTTCGTCTCCCCAATAAGCAATAATAAGACCGTCTTTTTCCAAACGCTTGTAGCTTGAATATAGGGTGGCTTCTTTTAATTGATATAGTCCGTCAGTTCTTTCTAAAATGGTTTTATATATTTCGTAGCCATAGTTGTCTTTGTTCATTAAAATGCCAAGGACAATCGTATCTGTATGTCCTCGTAATAAATCTGCAGAAACTCTACCTTTCATGAGTTTTTCTCCTTCCTCTACATCCATCGCTCAATAATTACTATGACAGTCAAAGTAATTATTAGTATTATCATATTACTATGACTGTCATAGTATGTCAACGAATAATGTATAACAAAAAAACCGCCATAAAGGCGGTTTTTCAAGAGTTAGTTAGCGTATTTAATTTTTTTCCATTGTTTTAGGTATAAGAACGAAATTATAATTAAGAAAATCATTAATATAATGGTTACAAAACTTAAGGTCCATTGATCTGAAAAATTTTTAACTGCAATTCCGCTCATTGACCATAGGAAAACAAGTAATATACTCCAATCACGTACCGAGAATAGTATAGCCATACTAATCAAGATAATTACGGTAAGTGCCAGGTAAGCAAGTAATAATTGTGTAGAATCAGTAACTTCCAACGTAGCAACACTGAAATAAATTATATTGGTTGTAAAAGCAACAATTAACCACCCAAAATAAATGGAGACCGGGATTATCATTGAATAACTTGCTCGTTGTTGGCGTTGGTAGGTATATAATATTAATACGGATACAAGATGTAAGCCAAGGATAATAAGTGCTACTCCATCAAATAAATAATGCCAAAATACAATCCAAAGTGCGTTAAAAATACATGTCGAGATAAATATCCACATTAACGTAGCAGTGACAGGTTGCTTGTGTAGGCTAATTCTTATTAACCAATAAAGTAACCCAATATAAATAACAGTCCAAATACTAAAGGTATAGCTTGCAGGTGTAAAATATACATTGTACATGTTGGATACTTCACCTGTGTTATATCCGTTCAATGGAATTATATTAGCTAATGCATTGACTGCAATCATAGCAAAGAAAACTATGTACATAGATATAAGCTGTGTTGTTCGTTTTTCCATCGTATCACTCCAAACTACTTTTCATATGTTTACCCAATTTTTAACAATTTTAATCATCATTGCTAAACCATTTAAGATTATAGGGAAGAGAGTTATAATGTAATAAAAAAGAAGAAGTGAACATCATGTATAGAACAATGACCATTACATTTATAGTTGGATTAATTGGAGCTTTTATATTTTCAGTTATAGGTTTGCCCATGCCGTGGTTATTAGGACCACTATTTTTTGTTTTAATTACTCAATTGAAAGCTCCGATTTCGTTAACATGGCATCCTTTCTTTAGAAATATAGGATTAGTTATAGCCGGTTATGTCATAGGATACGCATTTACACTGGAAGCATTACAGCAAATGATACATTTTTTTCCGTTAATGATAGCTATCAATGTATTATTTTTCCTTTTATTTCTAGTAATTAGTTTTGTATTATCTCGATTATCTAAGATGAATTTAGGTACTGCAATGACGTGCTGTGTCCCAGGTGGATTGCAACAAGTCATTGTATTTGCTGAAGAACAAAAAGAGATGGATGTAACACTAGTGACGTTTTATCATGTATTACGTGTACTTGTTATTGTTTCCATGGTTCCATTTATCGTATCCATTCAAGGACCAAATCTTCCGGTTGAAACTTCTCAAAGTGAAAAATATAGTTTCATCCTATTGGGGTTAATGATCGTAGCATATTTTGTCGGTATGTTGTTTAAATTAATTAAGGTGCCTACAGCTTATTTATTAGGACCAGTATTTTTTGTGATGGTATGTAATCTAGTCGGATGGCAAGTGCCAATGATGCCAGATTCTGCTCTACATATAGCTCAACTGTTTATTGGTATTTATATTGGTTTATTGCTAAAACGAGATAGCATTAAAAAGATGAACAAACAATGGATGTATGCATTGTTATCATGTGTGATCTTCGTTAGTTTTGCACTCGGTATTAGTTGGTTTGTAAAGCAAGCGTATTTTGACTTTTCTACAAGCTTTTTAAGTGTTGTTCCTGGCGGTTTAGATCAGATGGGTATTATTGCGGCTTCTGTACAAGCAGATGTCATGATTGTTACTGCATTTCAATTATTCCGGATTTTATTCTTATCAGCACTTGTGATTCCTTTTGTGCAATATGTGGTTAGAAACAAAAGGAGAAATTACCGAGCAGAACATGATAGCAAGGAGGTTAAATAGATGATTTATATTGGATTAACCGGTTGGGGAGATCATGATACTTTATATACAGCAGACTCAAAACCACAAGAAAAATTACAGGATTATAGTAGTCACTTTCCAATCGTGGAATTAGATGCTTCCTTCTACGCCATTCAGCCACATCGCAATATTGAAAAATGGATAAAAGAAACGCCAGAGAAGTTTCAATTTGTAGTAAAGGCATATCAAGGAATGACTGGTCATCAGCGTGGGGAAAGCCCATTTGAATCCAAGGAAGCTATGTTTGAGGCGTTTAAAGAATCAATGATTCCTTTTCAAAAAACAGGTAAATTAGCAACTGTATTATTTCAATTCCCGCCTTGGTTCGATTGTAAAAAAGAACATGTACAATATATTCGATATTGCAAAAAACAGATGGGGGATATACAGGTTGCGCTAGAGTTTAGGCATCAATCATGGTATAGCGATTCTTTTCGTGAACAAACAATTTCTTTTATGAAGGACGGGGGATGGATGCATTCTATTGCAGATGAACCTCAGGCTGGCAAAGGGTCAGTACCTTTTGTTCCAATTACTACACACCCTGATACAACAATTATTCGATTGCATGGACGGAATTTTCATGGTTGGACTAGATCTGGGAATGAAAACTGGCGAGAGGTCCGGTATCTCTATGACTATAACAAAGAAGAACTATTAACACTAGCGAATGAAGTGACTCAATTAAATAAGCCCAATCACGATGTAATAGTACTGTTCAATAATAACTCTGGAGGGCATGCTGCAAATAATGCAAAGCAATTACAGGAGATGTTGGGGATAGATTATCAAGGTTTGGCACCTAAACAATTAGATTTATTTTAGGTTTGTTCAAAAAGAGCACCCACAGGATGTGGTGATTTCTGCGTTGCCCACAGGACGTGGGCGATTTTAGCAGAAGGTCCTTCTGTTGGCTTTGTTGTTTAGTTCCTCACGTATTAACTACATACGTTTCGGTACGGGGAGCAGCGCCACCTTGAACACTTTTACGATATATTTTGATTGCTTCCGAAAAATTTTTGATATATTTTTTGAGCATATCTTTTAAATGTTTTTGATTTGTCTAGGTTTCGTTCTTTCGTAAATGATTGAAAGGCAGTTCTTTTATCTGCGTCTTTCTTTTCTATTTGATTTTCAGTTGCAATTAGTAATAAGTCTCGCTCAGATAAATGACTAGCGTTTTTTTCTTGTTCTTCATTAAGATAACCAGCTCTTTTTAAAATTCGCAAAGGCTGTTTCATTGATTCAGGAATGCCGGCAAACTCATCACGTACATCTAATTTTTTTCCTTTTCCAGGAAGATCATCAAATTCACCATTTTCGATCGATTCTTTAATCTTATCTTCAACGAAATGATACATAAGTACCCTCCTCTTCTTACTTCATAGTATGAAGTAAGGGGAGTAGTCATTCAACTATAAATTATTGTCAATATGCTGAATGATTTGTTGCACAGCATGCTCTCCATTTTTCTGCCAATAAGATTTATCATCAATTTCTCCATCTGCATCCACAGGTTTTTGGAATTGACTTAGGCCTGTAGCTGTTGCTAAGTCAGAGCCTTCTTTTTCTAATCCTGTATTTACTACATGATTAATAACGAATGGTGTATCAAACTCGAGCAGTGCATGATCACTGTCTAATTCACCACTTATCACATGAAAGGGGAGGCGTAAATAAATTGTCTCTGCTCCTTCACGAGAAAGTATTCCATCGAAATATCCTTCATCATATTGCCATGATCCAGAAAGGCTAAAACCTAGTTCTTTTAATCCTCCCTGTAATTTACCAAAATACGCTTGCTTTCCTTCAATACCTGTTTCTAATTGAATCATACTAATTCACCTCGTACTTCCATTTTAGTACTATTGTTGCCACTTCTAATGGAAACATACGGATATCGAAGCATAGAAAAAGTGAAGGCTGTAAAATTTGCCTTCACTTTTTCTATCTGATAAATATCGCTACCCTTTAAGAGGTAGAATCTTATGAAGTGAAGCTTTATGCTTCTTCATTTTTCTTTAATGATGTTTTCCTTTTTTTGATGTAAGCATCCTCTTTTAAGGCTTTATATAAAGAAATAACCATTAATATAATAACAAAGGAAAATGGTAATGCTGCAACAATAACTGTATTTTGCAGGGAGCTAAGTCCGCCTACATATAAAAGAATTAATGCTACCGCAGAAATAGATAAACCAAGTGCGACTTTCACAGAATTCGGGGGTGAAAGTGATCCTCCGGTTGACTGCATACCTAACACAAATGTCGCTGAATCCGCAGACGTGATAAAGAAAATAACCAATAAAAATATTGCCAGTAAAGAGATGATGGTTGATAAAGGTAGGTAATCAAACATATTAAATAAAACGAGTTCAGTTGGAAATTGAGTTAGGTCAACAATTCCTTGTTGCTGCATATCTCCTGCAGTAGTACCAAAAACAGTAAACCATGCAGAGATTACTAGAACCGGTACAATAATTACGCCAAAAATGAATTGACGAATGGTTCTCCCTCGAGATATACGTGCAACGAAGATACCTACGAATGGTGCCCAAGATATCCACCATGCCCAGTAGAATATTGTCCATATATCCAACCATGCTCGATTATCTGATGCTAGAGGAGCGGATCGGAAGCTCATCTGAATAAAATTTTGAAAATACAAGCCAATTGATTCGGAGAACATGTTAAATATTAATAATGTAGGACCGACGGCTAATACAAAGATAAAAAGTATTAAAGCAAGTATAAGATTAATGTTGGATAGAGTCTTAATTCCTTTATTTAACCCACTCCAAGCTGATATTATAAATAATACAGTAACAATTAATATGATAGTTGCCTGTACGCCGATATTAACTGGAAGATCAAATAGATGGGATAAGCCAGCATTAATCTGGATTGCACCTAAACCAAGAGATGTAGCCACTCCAACTACTGTTGCGAAGATCGCTAAAGCATCAATTGCTTTACCGAATCCCCCATTCATTCGATCGCCAAATAAAGGCTTTAATGTAACGGAGATAAGTCCAGGTTCATCTTTTCTGAATTGAAAGTATGCAATAGCAAGAGCGACGAGTCCATACATGGACCATCCATGTATTCCCCAATGAAAGAATGAATGCGATAAAGCTTCTTTAAATGCTTGTGCAGTCCCTGGTTCTGATAGAGGCGCATCAATCATAAAGTGAGCAAGTGGCTCCGATGCCCCGTAAAAGACTAAACCAATACCAATTCCCGCAGCGAACAACATAGCTACCCAAGAAATATTTGAAAAATCAGGACGATCGCTATCTTTCCCAAGGCGAATATTACCATAAGGACTAACAGCAATAAATAGTGCTACAGCAACTAAAACAGACATTAGTAATAAATAATACCAACCAAAAGTAGATGATACCCAAGCTTGAACGCTTTGTGAAATTTGTTCAAATTTCACTGGGAAAATGGCACCAAGTGCAACCATAATACCAACTAAAATAACTGCGAAATAAAAAACATTCGTGACCTTTTTCATGTGTTCCCCTTTCGTATGGAAGAGCGTAGTTAATAGATATAATAAACTACCCTTTTTTGAATATTTTTAAACTTTTCTTTTGAATTATGAACCGCGTACAAATAGTATGAAACGAAACTTATTTGCTATACAAAAACACGAATAAGAATAACTTATGCTATAGTAAAAAGTGAAAAAATCATTTATAAAAGGAAGTAACAGATGAAAGATTATCAATATGATAAATTTTTACATATACGTACACAACCTCAAAAACACTTAGATTATCCAGATGAAATACAATATAATCCTTATGAGCCAACTCCCTATGGTGCATTAGAAGAATTAAGTCATGTATATACACCTACAAATGGTTATCTTGTTGATTATGGATGTGGAAAAGGAAGGGTGAGTTTTTATTTTCATCATTATTTCAAGTTGGGGGTAAAAGGGGTTGAAATGGATGAGAATATAATTCAAATTGCGATCGATAATCATCATCGTTATCGTAAACATCATGGTGGTGAAAGTATAGAATTTAATTGCTGTCTTGCCGAGGAATATTTTGTATCCAAAGATGAATGTATCTTTTACTTTTTTAATCCATTTACGATTCATATATTTCGAAAAGTTATACAGAACATATTAACTTCTATAGAAACACATCCAAGAAATGTAGATATCATCATGTATTATCCACATCAAGAATATATTTATTTTCTGGAGGATTCTACACCATTTGAATGTGTTCAAGAAGTCCCTTACTCAATGTTATATGAAAATAATCCAGATGAGCGTTTTCTCATTTATCGTTTTACAGTTTAATTATATCGATAAAGTATTTTCTTCATTGATTACTGGTTCTTTAATTTGTTGGATATCCTTATCGAAGAAAACATATATTCCTGTACAGAAAATCCAAGCCCCTGAAAGAATAAATACAATGTTTACATGAAATGTGTCTGCCAACCAGCCACCGAGCAAAGAGCAAATAGGAATTAAAAATCCTGAAATGGCTCCAATAATTCCAAATACACGACCACGTACTTCATCATCGACCATTGTAATTAAGTAGGTATTGAATTTAATGTTTAAGGCGACAATGACGAAAGTAAATGAAAAGTATAAGGCAATTCCAATAACCGGAATACTTGTTAAGGTAAGGAGTATTAAAGTAATCCCGGCAACCAAAAAGGAGTAAGAGAAAATTTGTGCGACAGATAACTTTTCGGTTAATTTTGTAATCATCAAACCAACTATAATACTTGCGATGGA from Oceanobacillus iheyensis HTE831 encodes:
- a CDS encoding permease prefix domain 1-containing protein, giving the protein MNTDIRSYVNNLFHNYESTPELEDFKEEIILNLQDRIDDLQKKGHSTEDAFTNAVSELGNITEIADDISKEKRKELIGKMYVDPTPKLLTGYAIAYTLAAGVLLFGLITSMITFFATNNLFYAISTILPFIVPAGAALVYLALTTETSRKYPMHQGRALIYAIALGSILFGSTISTSQYFMENSDPVAVIGILIPFVLPALLAICFLILTEKKRLKPWVMEEEAQLTEYYSNTYQTPEQATKRGMLSGALWVGSIGVFIIIWMLAGIQYAWIIFIFAVVIEILIEFSMHSSKKRPMKP
- a CDS encoding PadR family transcriptional regulator, which translates into the protein MKGRVSADLLRGHTDTIVLGILMNKDNYGYEIYKTILERTDGLYQLKEATLYSSYKRLEKDGLIIAYWGDESQGGRRKYYRITDSGKERYRQNKVDWEFTQKILNQLLEEE
- a CDS encoding TspO/MBR family protein, coding for MEKRTTQLISMYIVFFAMIAVNALANIIPLNGYNTGEVSNMYNVYFTPASYTFSIWTVIYIGLLYWLIRISLHKQPVTATLMWIFISTCIFNALWIVFWHYLFDGVALIILGLHLVSVLILYTYQRQQRASYSMIIPVSIYFGWLIVAFTTNIIYFSVATLEVTDSTQLLLAYLALTVIILISMAILFSVRDWSILLVFLWSMSGIAVKNFSDQWTLSFVTIILMIFLIIISFLYLKQWKKIKYAN
- a CDS encoding AbrB family transcriptional regulator, which encodes MYRTMTITFIVGLIGAFIFSVIGLPMPWLLGPLFFVLITQLKAPISLTWHPFFRNIGLVIAGYVIGYAFTLEALQQMIHFFPLMIAINVLFFLLFLVISFVLSRLSKMNLGTAMTCCVPGGLQQVIVFAEEQKEMDVTLVTFYHVLRVLVIVSMVPFIVSIQGPNLPVETSQSEKYSFILLGLMIVAYFVGMLFKLIKVPTAYLLGPVFFVMVCNLVGWQVPMMPDSALHIAQLFIGIYIGLLLKRDSIKKMNKQWMYALLSCVIFVSFALGISWFVKQAYFDFSTSFLSVVPGGLDQMGIIAASVQADVMIVTAFQLFRILFLSALVIPFVQYVVRNKRRNYRAEHDSKEVK
- a CDS encoding DUF72 domain-containing protein, with amino-acid sequence MIYIGLTGWGDHDTLYTADSKPQEKLQDYSSHFPIVELDASFYAIQPHRNIEKWIKETPEKFQFVVKAYQGMTGHQRGESPFESKEAMFEAFKESMIPFQKTGKLATVLFQFPPWFDCKKEHVQYIRYCKKQMGDIQVALEFRHQSWYSDSFREQTISFMKDGGWMHSIADEPQAGKGSVPFVPITTHPDTTIIRLHGRNFHGWTRSGNENWREVRYLYDYNKEELLTLANEVTQLNKPNHDVIVLFNNNSGGHAANNAKQLQEMLGIDYQGLAPKQLDLF
- a CDS encoding DUF1992 domain-containing protein; amino-acid sequence: MYHFVEDKIKESIENGEFDDLPGKGKKLDVRDEFAGIPESMKQPLRILKRAGYLNEEQEKNASHLSERDLLLIATENQIEKKDADKRTAFQSFTKERNLDKSKTFKRYAQKIYQKFFGSNQNIS
- a CDS encoding YugN family protein yields the protein MIQLETGIEGKQAYFGKLQGGLKELGFSLSGSWQYDEGYFDGILSREGAETIYLRLPFHVISGELDSDHALLEFDTPFVINHVVNTGLEKEGSDLATATGLSQFQKPVDADGEIDDKSYWQKNGEHAVQQIIQHIDNNL
- a CDS encoding BCCT family transporter translates to MKKVTNVFYFAVILVGIMVALGAIFPVKFEQISQSVQAWVSSTFGWYYLLLMSVLVAVALFIAVSPYGNIRLGKDSDRPDFSNISWVAMLFAAGIGIGLVFYGASEPLAHFMIDAPLSEPGTAQAFKEALSHSFFHWGIHGWSMYGLVALAIAYFQFRKDEPGLISVTLKPLFGDRMNGGFGKAIDALAIFATVVGVATSLGLGAIQINAGLSHLFDLPVNIGVQATIILIVTVLFIISAWSGLNKGIKTLSNINLILALILFIFVLAVGPTLLIFNMFSESIGLYFQNFIQMSFRSAPLASDNRAWLDIWTIFYWAWWISWAPFVGIFVARISRGRTIRQFIFGVIIVPVLVISAWFTVFGTTAGDMQQQGIVDLTQFPTELVLFNMFDYLPLSTIISLLAIFLLVIFFITSADSATFVLGMQSTGGSLSPPNSVKVALGLSISAVALILLYVGGLSSLQNTVIVAALPFSFVIILMVISLYKALKEDAYIKKRKTSLKKNEEA
- a CDS encoding SAM-dependent methyltransferase; this translates as MKDYQYDKFLHIRTQPQKHLDYPDEIQYNPYEPTPYGALEELSHVYTPTNGYLVDYGCGKGRVSFYFHHYFKLGVKGVEMDENIIQIAIDNHHRYRKHHGGESIEFNCCLAEEYFVSKDECIFYFFNPFTIHIFRKVIQNILTSIETHPRNVDIIMYYPHQEYIYFLEDSTPFECVQEVPYSMLYENNPDERFLIYRFTV